Proteins encoded by one window of Rutidosis leptorrhynchoides isolate AG116_Rl617_1_P2 chromosome 7, CSIRO_AGI_Rlap_v1, whole genome shotgun sequence:
- the LOC139858475 gene encoding glutaredoxin-C1-like, with the protein MQYQAAPTTKSWITTPTTQYYYNYNYMPLTHKHYPIVVANDPLEKVAKLVSQSAVVIFSLSSCCMCYAVKSLFSSMGVNPTVYELDQDPVRGKEIEKGLVRLMGNSMSVPVVFIGGKLVGSMDRVMGSHINGTLVPLLKKAGALWL; encoded by the coding sequence atgcAATATCAAGCAGCCCCGACAACCAAATCATGGATAACAACCCCAACCACCCAATATTACTACAACTACAACTACATGCCACTAACTCATAAACACTACCCAATAGTAGTAGCAAATGACCCTTTAGAAAAAGTGGCAAAACTAGTGTCACAAAGTGCGGTTGTGATATTTAGTTTAAGTAGTTGTTGTATGTGTTATGCGGTCAAGAGTTTGTTCTCGAGTATGGGTGTGAACCCAACGGTTTACGAGCTCGATCAGGACCCAGTTAGAGGAAAAGAGATTGAAAAGGGTTTGGTTAGACTTATGGGGAACTCAATGAGTGTGCCGGTTGTGTTTATTGGTGGCAAGTTGGTTGGGTCAATGGATAGAGTCATGGGTTCACATATTAATGGGACATTGGTTCCACTTCTTAAGAAAGCTGGTGCACTTTGGTTATGA
- the LOC139860153 gene encoding uncharacterized protein produces the protein MTSGAQTNENNNIPNITLSAEQFQILLAAAQGNHINGNNGQQNLPKTCSYKDFSNCKPPSYKGTEGPVELTRWFEKLESIFRMCNCADVDRVKFATGSLSGSALTWWTAYSQTVGLDAANAIPWTVLKRMMTDKYCPRNQVQKMESEFWELKVKGTDIEAYTNRFLELVTLCPDMVPTEHKKIECYVEGLPDEIQGNVIAAGKETVDGVILMAQNLVMAKRRKLATNKQTEVKAADNKRKFEPAQSSGQGSNKRVSDATKSGYIGTKPLCNRCDKHHHGRCTVECSRCKKIGHLAKNCKVVLPATNTPAAKTDLTVPTCYGCGEVGHFRNQCPKNKTATAGNAKGRAFVMTTEEAREEDEVITADKNFKINLLPVELGSFDVVVGMDWLTPLRAAIMCYDKTINIPLENGETLIIQGEKSGSKHNIISCIKTRKYLMKGYQAILANVKKVEPEEKRIEDVPVVREFPEVFPEELPGLPPQRQVKFQIDLTPGVAPIAKVRLSSVESQRN, from the exons atGACTAGTGGTGCGCAAACAAATGAAAACAACAATATTCCCAACATCACTCTCTCTGCCGAGCAATTTCAGATACTTTTAGCTGCCGCCCAGGGCAACCACATCAATGGCAACAACGGTCAACAGAATCTCCCCAAAACTTGTTCATATAAGGATTTCTCAAATTGCAAACCTCCAAGCTATAAaggaactgagggaccggttgaaCTAACCCGGTGGTTCGAAAAACTTGAGTCTATTTTCAGGATGTGCAATTGTGCCGATGTTGATCGCGTTAAGTTTGCTACAGGATCTTTATCTGGCAGTGCATTGACTTGGTGGACCGCATACTCTCAAACTGTGGGACTTGATGCTGCAAATGCCATCCCATGGACTGTCCTAAAAAGAATGATGACGGACAAGTATTGTCCAAGAAATCAGGTCCAGAAAATGGAaagtgagttctgggaactcaaggtaaagggtactgacattgaggctTATACCAACCGTTTCTTAGAGTTGGTTACATTGTGCCCTGACATGGTACCAACGGAACATAAGAAGATTGAATGTTATGTTGAAGGTCTGCCTGATGAGATTCAGGGTAATGTGATAGCTGCTGGTAAAGAGACCGTCGATGGTGTGATATTGATGGCTCAAAATTTGGTAATGGCGAAAAGAAGGAAGCTCGCCACTAATAAGCAAACCGAAGTAAAAGCTGCTGATaataaaaggaagtttgagcctgCTCAGAGTTCGGGTCAGGGTTCAAACAAAAGGGTTAGTGATGCTACAAAAAGTGGTTATATTGGAACAAAGCCGTTATGTAATCGCTGTGATAAGCATCATCATGGGAGGTGCACTGTTGAGTGTAGTAGGTGTAAGAAGATTGGCCACTTAGCCAAGAACTGTAAGGTTGTGCTGCCTGCAACCAACACTCCAGCTGCAAAGACTGATCTAACCGTGCCTACTTGTTATGGTTGTGGGGAAGTTGGGCATTTCAGAAACCAGTGCCCTAAGAACAAGACTGCAACAGCGGGTAATGCTAAGGGTAGAGCATTTGTCATGACTACCGAAGAGGcccgtgaagaagatgaagttataACGG CTGACAAAAACTTTAAGATCAACTTACTGCCAGTcgaattaggaagctttgatgtagttgTAGGGATGGATTGGCTAACCCCGTTgagagctgcaatcatgtgttatGATAAAACCATTAATATTCCTCTTGAGAATGGTGAAACCCTAATCATACAAGGAGAAAAGAGTGGTTCTAAACATAATATCATCTCTTGTATAAAAACCCGTAAATACCTGATGAAGGGGTATCAAGCCATCTTAGCTAATGTTAAGAAAGTCGAACCGGAAGAGAAACGAATTGAAGATGTTCCGGTGGTTAGAgaatttcctgaagtttttcctgaagaactccctggtctcccacCTCAAAGACAAGTCAAGTTTCAAATCGATCTAACTCCCGGtgttgcacctattgcaaag gtcaggTTATCATCAGTTGAGAGTCAAAGAAACTGA